From the genome of Nicotiana sylvestris chromosome 1, ASM39365v2, whole genome shotgun sequence:
TCCCCCTATGCGCCCACCCCCACCCTCCACCTCCTTCCCTGACCCCGGGCATTGCCACCGCCAATCAggtccctagaccccgacctaccACCCTCCCGCCCTTACCCATTTCGTCTCATATTGGTTTGCCTAAATtatatattttccaaaaatattttctgcgACCTAACCAAACACaggaaaacaagtaagaaaaccacttattttccaagaaaatatttttcaaggaaATACTTTTAAACGAAAACATTTCCTTCATACCAAATGCACCCTCTATCTCAAATTGTTTGGTACTCACTGTTCTGGAGACCACATCGTGTTTTATTAGACGACCATCTTTTAATAAATTTGATTATTTTTAAATGTAAAAAGTTGATTTCTAGCACTTTTTATGTAGTATCCAAACAAAAGAGCAGCTTGGTGCACAAAGGATCCCGAGTTACGCACCCCAAGGAGGTGTTATGTAGCCAGGCTACCCTGTAGGTCACCCCAAGGATTCCGTAAATGGATGATTTTACGGATCAAACCAGTGACCTGTAGGTCACACAGAGTCAATTTTATTGTTACTCTGAGGCTCCCATTCTATGTAGTTCCCAAATATGTAAATTTATTTAAAAAGGTGAGATGGATGTCCGAATTCAAACAAAAGATTAGATGAGTTGACTCTTCATATCCCTATGCCATTCTTTTCTTGGGATGATAGCTTTTTTAAAGCTTCAGGAAATGCAGGTCTCGGTTTCGAGAGGTAGTGCTTTCCTCATTTTATTTAGGTGCCTACTAATGTATGAAATATGTCCAACTTTTTGGATAATAATTTAATTCTGAAAAATGTTTGAGTTCTTGTTTATGGGGATTAAGATTGTCATTGCAATGGtattctatgctattttagtgaTTTTACGTTACCTTATGGCATTTGATAGGGGTATAATTTTTGCTAGAGAAATCTCTAGTGACATTGGAAAGAAGTGCGATTGTAGAACGTAAGCCCTTTTGAAGGCTTTTTTTGTGCTAGGAAGATATATGTGAGAGTGTCCATGCGTAGATATTCTTTGAAGTACACAATGAAGGACATTTTTGCATTAGTTCTGTTTTTACCATTATCTGGCATCTAGATGAAGGATAGTTCTGGTCTGATGGTCAATGATAGATCTAAGAGACTTTTACTTAATAGTACTTTGGCTTTAAACATTGTATAAATTCTTGCAAAGTTCCGAAAAATTTCACAAAAGCCATGATCCAAAAAGTCCTTTCTTCTTCCAACTTTTCGATCTTCCCATTCATCCCCTGTGTGCCCTTCTTCCCCAGTTCTTCCCATTTTTTGGGTTCTATGAGGCCTTGAGCGTCAGTTAAAATGTTTTTTCTACTTTCAAGTGTTATCTGTCTTAAAATTtatgaaaatattttccaaaggaAAGTGTTTGTACATTACATAAGGAAGTAGGATGATAGTCCCTTTAACAATGCTTCATATAACTTGCTCCTACCACTTACAACTATCACCAAGCATAAAAATACTTCTACTGCTACCAATGGCGGATCTACTTGATAGGTTTGGGTGCTTTAGCACCCATTACATTTGTAGTACTATGCTATTTATTTATATAGAGAAACTAATGATACACACAAATTTATTGTTGAGCACTCATCTCTCTTCGTGAACTTCAAACTAAAAGTAGTTGAGCACCCATAATTTAAATTTTTTGGATCTGCCACTGCATGACGCTAACATTACTCTCAACTAATCCTGAATATGATTTGTAAAAAATGttgcaggaaaaataaaaatgcttTACATTTGACAAACTGATGCCTCTAATCAGGAGAATATAACATTAGGTAGTTTCTGTCTCACCTGTCCTCCTGAAGATTACCATCAGCTATGTTACTTAGTGTGGAGAAATTAACAAGTGTGCAATTACATAAAGTTAAAAGTTCTGTGGCAATACTACCACATGTAACAAGAAATTCTTTATCTTTTGGGTACACGCAGGCTGATTTTCAGAAAACGGAGTCCTCGAATATGGTTGCCAGTTTGGGCCCAAGCATGAAACGAGCTGATCTTTCCCTTCAAATACCCCCAAAACATACTGGTTTTGGAACTGGAATTGGCAGAAAGTATTCACCCCATTCACCAGGTCCAAGAGGAGGTTTTCTGCGGGCTTTAAGCTTTAAGAAGAAAGTTTCTTCATCTGACGGTGAGAGAAACTCTCTCCTCAGTTCAGATCAAAAGGTAGCTCCAGGAAGCCCTCTTTCAGCAAACTTTGTCTCCTCCAATTGGCAAAAATGTACCTCTCTACCTGTGACCCCTGCTTCAAATTCATCTCCATCAGTTTCCACGCCTATTTCTGCTAGGACACATGGCGAACAACAAAAGTCACATGTGAGTTTCTTCTGTTCATTAACAATTATGCACTTTTAATAGTTTCTAATAAATTCAACATTTTCAAACAACTTCGAAAGTTTGATATGTGGTGACACAGAAATAATAGCATTTTATATTCTACTGATTATACTATGCAACAATTTAGGCTATATGCTCAATGTTCTTGCATTTGATTTCGCTAATCAATCTCCTCTCCCCCCAAATAAAAAGAGTCAAATCTAACTTAATTTATGatgcaatttttatttttattttatatatatctGGTCTGACAAACTTCAACAGGTAATCTAATATTTTGTATACAACATGCCAGTCACGTCAACCTGTTGATCCTTGTGTTAGTCATACTTTTCATACACGCTAAGACAGGAATTAATGCCACAGAAAAAGCAATAATATTTTGGAGGCCGGCCTCAATCTGCTGTATGTTCAAATATCTAATGGCTGAGAAGATCTCCTGTCATTATAAATGTTTAGGAACTCACTTTGAATTGTAATCTAGAGTTAGTCCTCTTTCCTTCCACTCGCTGGAACCTTCTACCAGTTATGAGGCCATTAACATATTAGATGTTTCCTACTTGTAATGATAATAGCTGTTACATCCAATGGTTTCTCTACTTTCCATGTACACTAACTCGAGTCTGTGACTTGTAATTCTGCTTGCAGTCATCACGGATTGGGGAATCCAAAGCTAGCATTTCAAGGTCTCTTTCTGTGCCTGGAAGAAATTTTGTCATTGTTAGATCAATGTCCTTTGCTACCCATGAAGAGCATGTTCCAGATGCTGGAGATGGTAAGTCAAATGTGTTTAAGCAGTGTGCCTGAATCATCAAAAAATAGCGTATCATGTTTAATCAAGTCAAACTAATTATGCAGCTGTATGATGTTAAACTTATCCATATTCTATTGTATTCATCACAAACGTTTAGTGAAACCTTCCAAGTAAATAAGTGATCACTGATACAGCCTTTTTGGCAGTTAAAAGATCAATAATGTAAAGCAACCATTTCTTCACAGACGTGTTACTATCTAATCCAATTCTGGTCTTTACTggtttataaaataatttctgtTATAAGCTGATTAATGAGTCCCATGCATCTGAATCTTCATTCTTCTCCTGAATCAATTGAAAAAAGTGTTTCAAAATTTTTAGTGACTTCCATTTCCTAGTGTATTCGAAAATTCTATAGTAAGCTGTTGAAAatgttatgattaatatttgaCTTTTCCTCTGCTTCGACGCttcaaaaattgattaaaatgaaCAAAGAAATTACTCCTGCTCCTGAGAATGAGGATAGGGAAATCCCTGAAGAGGAAGCAGTTTGTAGGATATGTCTGGATGCATGTGATGAAGGCAATACGTTCCAAATGGAGTGCAGCTGCAAAGGTGACCTAAGACTTGTTCATGAGGACTGTGCGATCAAGTGGTTTAGCATGAAAGGGAACAAAACTTGTGATGTTTGTCGACAGGAAGTTTCTAATTTACCTGTGACTTTGCTTCGGGTCTCAAGCACTAATCAACGAGATAACATACAGGAGCACAACAACTCTAGAAGAATAAGGTGAACATCACTTGGAAAATATGATTTCTTTCACACAATTGTGTTACACATTCTAAATTTTTCTTAGTTTTTGCATTGATTGTGCACATTTGCCTTGCGAGATTTGAAGAAGTTCTATCTCCAGTTTCCGTTTGATCCTTCCAATTGGTGCTTCTTCAACATCTGTCTGCATTTAGTATTAAAAAGTAAATTGAACCCTTAGTTGTGAATAGTGGGAAGAAGCTCTAGTACTGGCTGATGGAGCAGTACTCttgtgagaatgcacgggagaaaaatctatttttttaacaatgatacaatgagcattatatataatacatattctactcctactacatatgGGACTAGGACATATTCTAAACCTATTACATATAGTACTAGAACTATTTACACATAActatctaacactccccctcaagctggtgcATGCAAATCATATGTACTGAGCTTGTTACATATGAAAATATAtgcaagctgatcattcgacatacaaggccactagactccccctgagcaacaaaatcAGGTGGTTGCTGATAAACAACAGTTGGTCGAAACGTCgccagaaaaaattaaaaatatagtGAGACTAAGCCGAATTCCACACTACAAAGTAGGTTCTAAAACACCACTAGAAAACAGAAACTTTTCAGGGAATTACTGTCACGTCTGAAATCACTGTTCATGCCGGAAAAGTGCACTGTTCATgccggaaaaaataaaaattgtcaAAATTTGACGCAATTTATATGGGTGGGCTTGGAATCACTGGACGAGTAAGTTGTCCCGAAGAAGTTTTGTCAAAAAATGGCCAGAATGGCTCACATGCGCCATAAAAGTTACTGTAGCTCGCAGGAAAATtccaaaattctcggaatctgTAGGAAATTGTACTGGTGGACTCGAAATCACCCCAGATTTaaagaatttttgaaaattcTGGCGGTGAGACACGCTTGCCGAAACCCTAGTTCCGTTGCCGCGTGGAGGCGCGTGAGGGACTTCTGCCGGAGCGATTGACTGGGGTTTTATCGCCTGACTTTTCCAAACAAGATGGTGTGTTGGTTTTCGCTCAACGCTTACCGATGAGGAGATAATGCAAATCAATCTTGAGTCGTCAACCGGAAAGACGCACGGTGACTGACTGTTCTGTTCCGATGGGACTGAGATTTCTGGGGTTTGGTCGCACAAGGGTTTCGAATTTGATGGTGGTACTGGTATAAGCACAGTACCACTGTAGCAGTGATGAACCTTGGGAACAAGACGAAGTTGCAGGAAAATTGCACGGCGATGAGATCTTTCTTCCCGGACATCGTTGGAATGACACACAACGATAATTTTCTCACTGAAGCTCTGATGccatgtgagaatgcacgggagaaaaatctattttttaacaatgatacaatgagccaTATGTATAATACATATTTTACTCCTACTACATATGGGACTAGgacatattctactcctactaTATATAGGACAATTTATACATAACTATCTAACAACTCCGTACAATGTTGTTGAGCTAGTTTCTCAGTTACTGTGTCTGTTTTTGGAGTTTAATCAAAATTTGAATTTCTGTCATTGCAGTGCTTGGCAGGATTTTGTGGTGCTTGTTTTGATCAGCACAATATGCTATTTTTTCTTCCTTGAGCAATTACTGGTGAGTACTTTAGCTTCtaaatagaattttaaaaataaactggCTTGAGATTTCAACCCCCTCTTCCCCTAAAAAAAAAACACAACTGTTGGAACATAGAAAGGTAAATTTCCTGTGTATTTCGGAAATATTTATTTATCTGATCCTTGGATACCCCGATTTCCGGTTCAGCTGCTTGTTTATCCAGGACTTGGGTAGGAGTAATTGAATTGGGTCTTTCGGTAGTGTTATAGTACTAAGTGCCACCAGTTACGTTGACCAGGTTCTCATCTGAGCCACCATCCCGTTTCCTTCACCATAAAATCCAGAAAAGCAGGGAAACCATAATGTGGCCCCAGTGGAGGAACTAGGATTTGTTCGAGAGAACAAAGTAGGAGGAACTTATCAGAACAATGGTACAAACTAGCAGTTACTTGGGTAAAAGGCAACAACATGAAATGCTTTCTtgccctttttcccttttttttttgggggggggggggggaatttggTCCCTCTTAGTTCTGCTGTTGTGTATGTAACTGAGGAGGCAGAAGATACAGACTTCCTACCTATATACTAACCTGTAGGGGTGAAACTGATTTAAAAAAACGAAGATTGAACCCAAAGTTCGAACATCATAAGTCTGAGCAAGAGGAGAGGCAATCAAGGCCCTGCCTAGATGATTGCATAATATGCAGACACATATTCTCAAAAATGGAGATGATTGAATAAGTGAGAGAGAGCCTAGTAGTAAGGGAATCCTCCAGCTCCAACCATGAGGTTGGGCTTTCGAGTCACTGAGGGAGCAAAGTGGGTAAAGCCACTGTTTGTTTCCTATTGGATTGAGGTTTACCATATCCAAGAAAAAGAGAGGATTCTGAAGCACAGatggcatgatctctattattaattCCCCACTATAAGTACGTCTATCCACTAGACAAAACATTTTTACTTTGATTGAATATTGGGTTTTGAGCAATATCCATTTGATAATCATTTTTACATGACTATAAGCACCCCAGTGAGCCTAGTTGGAAAGGATGTCCCTTTAGAACATAAGGCAGCCCTAGCCTCTGCTTGCATATTGGCGAAGCCAGGAATTTCtccaagggtgttcaaacttgaaaggaGTAAAAAAAATTtcgacaaagggtgttcaatatatgttatacacctttaaaacctaatattttacctatatatgcTATGTAATTTTCAAGACAAAGGGTAATCAATTGACCACCCTAACCAGAGTGTAGGTTCGCCCCTTCTACATCTTGTTATTACATTGTGCTATCTCATTTTGTCACGACTATGATGCTAGGTCCTCTGTCCTGAGAAATAATTGAGCTCGGATTTTGAATAGCTAGAAAATGAAAAATTACAGCAGAATATATTCTAGATGAGTAAAGAAAAGTGCAACTATATggcatttctttcatttttccaaACTTGGTTGCATAATGTTGGAAAAGCTTAAGATGTCCAACAATTCCTCTATCTTAGTGTTGGCCTATTCTTCCCTGGTGATGCATTCAAAAGCAATAATTTTTCTCCAACATATCGTCTCTGCATAATTGTGTTGTTGCCTCATAGTGATGGATCCAGGATTTTGGGTTCAT
Proteins encoded in this window:
- the LOC104235147 gene encoding uncharacterized protein isoform X3 — encoded protein: MDAPRGTEAASTSISDNGPPPASPITSQADFQKTESSNMVASLGPSMKRADLSLQIPPKHTGFGTGIGRKYSPHSPGPRGGFLRALSFKKKVSSSDGERNSLLSSDQKVAPGSPLSANFVSSNWQKCTSLPVTPASNSSPSVSTPISARTHGEQQKSHSSRIGESKASISRSLSVPGRNFVIVRSMSFATHEEHVPDAGDEITPAPENEDREIPEEEAVCRICLDACDEGNTFQMECSCKGDLRLVHEDCAIKWFSMKGNKTCDVCRQEVSNLPVTLLRVSSTNQRDNIQEHNNSRRISAWQDFVVLVLISTICYFFFLEQLLVHDMKTQALVIAAPFAFTLGLLASIFAVILAIREYIWTYAALEFALVAITLHVFYSMIHNSCMNPHPNQTQCGKEKV
- the LOC104235147 gene encoding uncharacterized protein isoform X1 gives rise to the protein MDAPRGTEAASTSISDNGPPPASPITSQADFQKTESSNMVASLGPSMKRADLSLQIPPKHTGFGTGIGRKYSPHSPGPRGGFLRALSFKKKVSSSDGERNSLLSSDQKVAPGSPLSANFVSSNWQKCTSLPVTPASNSSPSVSTPISARTHGEQQKSHSSRIGESKASISRSLSVPGRNFVIVRSMSFATHEEHVPDAGDEITPAPENEDREIPEEEAVCRICLDACDEGNTFQMECSCKGDLRLVHEDCAIKWFSMKGNKTCDVCRQEVSNLPVTLLRVSSTNQRDNIQEHNNSRRISAWQDFVVLVLISTICYFFFLEQLLVHDMKTQALVIAAPFAFTLGLLASIFAVILAIREYIWTYAALEFALVAITLHVFYSMLQLQAVYSVMIASVLGFGASMSLNAMYIRYYSWRVQISENSIPA
- the LOC104235147 gene encoding uncharacterized protein isoform X4, with the protein product MVASLGPSMKRADLSLQIPPKHTGFGTGIGRKYSPHSPGPRGGFLRALSFKKKVSSSDGERNSLLSSDQKVAPGSPLSANFVSSNWQKCTSLPVTPASNSSPSVSTPISARTHGEQQKSHSSRIGESKASISRSLSVPGRNFVIVRSMSFATHEEHVPDAGDEITPAPENEDREIPEEEAVCRICLDACDEGNTFQMECSCKGDLRLVHEDCAIKWFSMKGNKTCDVCRQEVSNLPVTLLRVSSTNQRDNIQEHNNSRRISAWQDFVVLVLISTICYFFFLEQLLVHDMKTQALVIAAPFAFTLGLLASIFAVILAIREYIWTYAALEFALVAITLHVFYSMLQLQAVYSVMIASVLGFGASMSLNAMYIRYYSWRVQISENSIPA
- the LOC104235147 gene encoding uncharacterized protein isoform X2, with protein sequence MDAPRGTEAASTSISDNGPPPASPITSQADFQKTESSNMVASLGPSMKRADLSLQIPPKHTGFGTGIGRKYSPHSPGPRGGFLRALSFKKKVSSSDGERNSLLSSDQKVAPGSPLSANFVSSNWQKCTSLPVTPASNSSPSVSTPISARTHGEQQKSHSSRIGESKASISRSLSVPGRNFVIVRSMSFATHEEHVPDAGDVCRICLDACDEGNTFQMECSCKGDLRLVHEDCAIKWFSMKGNKTCDVCRQEVSNLPVTLLRVSSTNQRDNIQEHNNSRRISAWQDFVVLVLISTICYFFFLEQLLVHDMKTQALVIAAPFAFTLGLLASIFAVILAIREYIWTYAALEFALVAITLHVFYSMLQLQAVYSVMIASVLGFGASMSLNAMYIRYYSWRVQISENSIPA